The following proteins come from a genomic window of Pseudomonas putida:
- a CDS encoding PAS domain S-box protein, with translation MDDTAYPLLAKDPQPSLLLASDASPLALNPALQAWVAEGPELACWLPANCAALVRACLRQHRAISEVEVQVGERIVLWTFMPDNHGQQVLGRCRDASEERLGAREASRARRLYRLIIENTTDLISRHSPDGRFLDASPAAYRLLGLWPEQLRGMPVHTLLHPRERRQVLRQAAAALDQDGYHTMTCRVRQATGDYRWFEIASRAIRETYTGAVVEVVSVSRDITLRIEAQESLAHSARLATLGELASGIAHEINQPLAAVVNYANASQRYLQGLERDPQARDRVGQGLQRISEQATHAAEVIRRLRAFLRKGPRRLEALDVAELTGEAMRLCAWEAARDQVQVELRMSAQLPLVYADRVLLEQVLLNLLRNAIDANRERQGERPSRILLCAARDGDGVLVEVADQGPGVAPERLDEIFTPFTTSKADGLGLGLSMSRSLIEGFGGSLWARAGDNGGLVLCCRLAVSRE, from the coding sequence GTGGATGACACTGCTTACCCCTTGCTCGCCAAAGACCCACAACCCAGTCTGTTGCTGGCCAGTGATGCAAGCCCGCTGGCACTCAACCCGGCACTGCAGGCCTGGGTCGCCGAAGGGCCTGAGCTGGCTTGCTGGCTGCCGGCCAATTGCGCTGCCCTGGTGCGTGCCTGTCTGCGCCAGCACCGGGCGATCAGCGAGGTCGAAGTGCAGGTCGGCGAACGTATCGTGCTGTGGACGTTCATGCCGGACAACCACGGCCAGCAGGTGCTGGGCCGCTGCCGTGATGCCAGCGAAGAGCGCCTCGGCGCACGCGAAGCCAGCCGCGCCCGGCGCCTGTATCGGTTGATCATCGAAAACACCACCGACCTGATTTCCCGGCACAGCCCCGATGGCCGCTTTCTCGATGCCTCACCGGCAGCCTACCGCCTGCTCGGCCTGTGGCCCGAACAACTGCGTGGCATGCCTGTACATACCCTGCTGCATCCGCGCGAACGGCGTCAGGTACTGCGCCAGGCCGCTGCCGCGCTGGACCAGGATGGCTACCACACCATGACCTGCCGGGTACGCCAGGCGACAGGCGACTACCGCTGGTTCGAAATCGCCAGCCGGGCGATCCGCGAGACCTACACGGGCGCGGTGGTGGAGGTGGTCAGCGTGTCCCGCGACATCACCTTGCGCATCGAAGCGCAGGAAAGCCTGGCTCACAGTGCCCGCCTCGCGACCCTGGGCGAGCTGGCCTCGGGCATCGCCCATGAAATCAATCAGCCACTGGCCGCCGTGGTCAACTATGCCAACGCCAGTCAGCGTTACCTGCAGGGCCTGGAACGTGACCCCCAGGCTCGCGATCGGGTAGGCCAGGGCCTGCAGCGTATCAGCGAACAGGCCACCCATGCCGCCGAAGTGATCCGCCGCCTGCGTGCCTTCCTGCGCAAGGGGCCGCGCCGCCTGGAGGCGCTGGATGTGGCCGAGCTGACTGGCGAAGCCATGCGCCTGTGCGCCTGGGAAGCCGCGCGGGACCAAGTGCAGGTGGAACTTCGCATGAGCGCTCAACTGCCCTTGGTGTATGCCGACCGGGTGCTGCTGGAGCAGGTGCTGCTCAACCTGCTGCGCAATGCCATCGATGCCAATCGCGAGCGGCAGGGGGAGCGGCCGTCACGTATCCTGCTCTGCGCTGCGCGCGATGGCGATGGGGTGCTGGTCGAGGTAGCCGACCAGGGCCCGGGCGTGGCACCGGAGCGGCTGGATGAAATCTTTACGCCGTTCACCACCAGCAAGGCCGACGGCCTGGGCTTGGGCTTGAGCATGAGCCGCAGCCTGATCGAAGGCTTTGGTGGCAGCCTGTGGGCGCGGGCGGGTGACAACGGCGGTCTGGTACTGTGCTGCCGGCTGGCGGTCAGCAGGGAATAA
- a CDS encoding HAMP domain-containing protein, which translates to MPLRQLSIQWKITLLAGLCLAGIVTLLVGLSLYRMDHSSDLVKASSMQMLTEAAQSRIESQGEVQALNIRRQFMDAYQYGAGFARQVLFLREQAEKRFLDAFDLREDMTRQVRAALQANPDLLGLSLVFEPNALDDKDSLFAGKAELGSNETGRFALYWSQPRAGQLTSMALPEHDMANTEIGPSGQPANTWWVCPRTSGKVCVVEPYFYDIDGQQVLMTSIVFPLAVNGKIIATLSIDINLNSLQALSQEASHSLYEGRTTVGILTPVGLLAGYSADASKLAQRFDQVDPTKGAELVRKLADGKLTILHDRQRLKVLAAFRPIPDAQPWGVLLDVPENALTGPAETLKQELDALNTSGTLLELSLGLAAAIAGLLLVWLMARGVTRPILGVAAMLKDIASGEGDLTRRLTYQKQDELGELAGWFNRFLDKLQPTIAEVKSSVQAARGTADQSSAIATETSAGMEQQYRQVDQVATASHEMSATAQDVARSAAQAAQAARDADQATREGLAVIDRTTSSIGALAANMSDTMAEIEGLAQNSEKIGSVLEVIRSIAEQTNLLALNAAIEAARAGEAGRGFAVVADEVRNLAQRTQESVEETRQVIEALQNGTREVVGAMDHSHRQAQGGVEQVGQAVTALQRIGQAVTVITDMNLQIASAAEEQSAVAEEINSNVATIRDVTESLSGQANESARVSQSLNSLANQQQALMDQFRV; encoded by the coding sequence ATGCCTTTGCGACAACTTTCCATCCAGTGGAAAATCACCCTGCTCGCCGGTCTCTGTCTGGCCGGTATCGTCACCTTGCTCGTCGGCCTGTCGCTGTACCGCATGGATCACAGTTCGGACCTGGTCAAGGCCAGCAGCATGCAGATGCTGACCGAGGCGGCGCAGTCACGTATCGAATCACAAGGTGAAGTGCAAGCGCTGAACATTCGCCGCCAGTTCATGGATGCCTACCAGTACGGCGCCGGCTTCGCCCGCCAGGTACTGTTCCTCCGCGAGCAGGCCGAAAAGCGCTTTCTCGATGCCTTCGACCTGCGCGAGGACATGACCCGCCAGGTGCGCGCCGCACTGCAAGCCAACCCCGACCTGCTCGGCCTGTCACTGGTGTTCGAGCCCAATGCCCTGGACGACAAGGACAGCCTGTTTGCCGGCAAGGCAGAACTGGGCAGCAACGAAACCGGGCGCTTTGCCCTGTACTGGTCGCAGCCACGCGCTGGCCAGCTGACCTCGATGGCCCTGCCCGAACATGACATGGCCAACACCGAGATCGGCCCCAGCGGCCAGCCGGCCAACACCTGGTGGGTGTGCCCTCGCACATCCGGCAAGGTGTGTGTGGTGGAGCCCTACTTCTACGACATCGACGGCCAGCAGGTGCTGATGACCAGCATCGTGTTCCCGCTGGCGGTCAACGGCAAGATCATTGCCACCCTGTCCATCGACATCAACCTCAACAGCCTGCAGGCACTGAGCCAGGAGGCCAGCCACAGCCTTTACGAAGGCCGCACCACGGTCGGCATTCTTACCCCGGTCGGCCTGCTGGCAGGCTACAGCGCCGATGCCAGCAAGCTTGCCCAGCGCTTCGACCAGGTAGACCCGACCAAAGGCGCCGAGCTGGTGCGCAAGCTGGCCGATGGCAAACTGACTATCCTCCACGACCGCCAGCGCTTGAAAGTGCTGGCGGCATTCCGGCCAATCCCGGACGCCCAGCCCTGGGGCGTGTTGCTGGATGTGCCGGAAAACGCCCTGACCGGGCCGGCCGAAACCCTGAAGCAGGAACTTGACGCGCTCAACACCAGTGGCACCCTGCTGGAACTGAGCCTGGGCCTGGCCGCAGCCATTGCCGGCCTGCTGCTGGTGTGGCTGATGGCCCGCGGCGTTACCCGGCCAATCCTTGGCGTGGCCGCCATGCTCAAGGACATTGCCAGCGGCGAAGGCGACCTGACCCGTCGCCTGACCTACCAGAAACAAGACGAACTGGGCGAACTGGCCGGCTGGTTCAACCGCTTCCTCGACAAATTGCAGCCAACCATCGCCGAGGTCAAAAGCTCGGTGCAGGCCGCCCGAGGCACGGCCGACCAATCCTCGGCGATTGCCACTGAAACCAGCGCCGGCATGGAGCAGCAGTACCGCCAAGTCGACCAGGTGGCCACCGCCTCGCATGAAATGAGCGCCACCGCCCAGGACGTTGCCCGCAGCGCCGCCCAGGCGGCACAGGCGGCACGCGATGCCGACCAGGCCACCCGCGAGGGCTTGGCGGTAATCGACCGCACCACCAGCAGCATTGGTGCACTGGCCGCCAACATGAGCGACACCATGGCCGAAATAGAAGGCCTGGCGCAGAACAGCGAGAAGATCGGCTCGGTACTGGAAGTGATCCGCTCGATCGCCGAACAGACCAACCTGCTGGCGCTCAACGCTGCCATCGAAGCTGCCCGCGCCGGTGAGGCCGGCCGTGGCTTTGCCGTGGTCGCCGATGAGGTGCGCAACCTGGCCCAGCGCACTCAGGAGTCGGTGGAAGAAACTCGTCAGGTCATCGAAGCACTGCAGAACGGCACCCGCGAAGTGGTCGGCGCCATGGACCACAGCCACCGCCAGGCCCAAGGTGGCGTGGAGCAGGTCGGCCAAGCCGTCACGGCATTGCAGCGCATTGGCCAGGCGGTGACGGTGATCACCGACATGAACCTGCAGATTGCCTCTGCCGCCGAGGAGCAAAGCGCGGTAGCCGAGGAAATCAACAGCAACGTGGCGACCATTCGTGATGTCACTGAATCACTGTCTGGCCAGGCCAACGAGTCGGCGCGGGTCAGCCAGTCGCTGAACAGCCTGGCCAACCAGCAGCAAGCGCTGATGGACCAGTTCCGCGTCTGA
- a CDS encoding AMP-binding protein — translation MSIYAQGLMPAAVNHVALTPLSFIERTAAVYGNYPAVIHGAIRRNWQETYQRCRRLASALAGRGIGRGDTVAVMLPNTPTMLEAHFGVPMTGAVLNTLNVRLDAEAIAFMLQHGEAKVLITDREFHAVIEGALALLEHPPLVVDVDDPEYGEGRAVSQLDYEALLNEGDPEFAWEWPDDEWQAISLNYTSGTTGNPKGVVYHHRGAYLNALGNQMTWAMGHRPVYLWTLPMFHCNGWCYPWTITALAGTHVFLRRVDPQKILTLIREHKVSHLCGAPIVLNALVNMPEAAKAAIEHPVQAMVAGAAPPAKVIGAVEQMGIKVTHTYGLTEVYGPVTVCAWHDEWDALSLEERARIKSRQGVRYPTLDGLMVADPQTLQPVPRDGDTLGEIFMRGNTVMKGYLKNPEATAEAFRGGWFHTGDLAVWHADGYIEIKDRLKDIIISGGENISTIEVEDALYKHPAVLEAAVVARPDEKWGETPCAFVALKPGREDTREADITSWCREHLAGFKVPKTVVFGELPKTSTGKIQKYVLRDRAKAL, via the coding sequence ATGTCGATCTATGCCCAGGGCCTGATGCCCGCTGCCGTCAACCATGTCGCCCTCACCCCGCTGAGCTTCATCGAACGCACCGCTGCCGTTTACGGCAACTACCCGGCCGTCATCCACGGCGCCATCCGCCGCAACTGGCAAGAAACCTACCAACGCTGTCGGCGCCTGGCCAGCGCCCTGGCCGGCCGTGGCATTGGGCGCGGCGACACCGTGGCAGTGATGCTGCCCAACACCCCGACCATGCTCGAGGCGCATTTTGGCGTACCCATGACCGGTGCTGTGCTCAATACCCTGAACGTGCGCCTGGATGCCGAGGCTATCGCCTTCATGCTGCAGCATGGCGAGGCCAAGGTGCTGATCACCGACCGCGAGTTCCATGCGGTCATCGAAGGTGCTCTGGCACTGCTTGAACACCCGCCGCTGGTGGTTGATGTGGATGACCCGGAGTACGGCGAAGGCCGCGCGGTCAGCCAGCTGGACTATGAGGCCCTGCTCAACGAAGGCGACCCGGAATTTGCCTGGGAATGGCCCGATGACGAATGGCAGGCCATATCACTGAACTACACCTCCGGCACCACCGGCAACCCCAAGGGCGTGGTCTACCACCACCGTGGCGCCTACCTGAACGCACTGGGCAACCAGATGACCTGGGCCATGGGCCACCGCCCGGTGTACCTGTGGACGCTGCCGATGTTCCACTGCAACGGCTGGTGCTACCCCTGGACCATCACCGCGCTGGCCGGCACCCATGTGTTCCTGCGCCGGGTCGACCCGCAGAAAATCCTGACCCTGATCCGCGAGCACAAAGTCAGCCACCTGTGCGGTGCGCCGATCGTGCTCAACGCGCTGGTCAACATGCCCGAGGCGGCCAAGGCAGCCATCGAGCACCCGGTGCAGGCCATGGTCGCCGGCGCTGCACCACCGGCCAAGGTCATCGGCGCTGTGGAGCAAATGGGCATCAAGGTCACCCACACCTATGGGCTGACCGAGGTCTACGGCCCGGTGACCGTGTGTGCCTGGCATGACGAATGGGACGCGCTTTCGCTGGAAGAGCGTGCCCGGATCAAGTCTCGCCAAGGCGTGCGCTACCCGACCCTCGATGGCCTGATGGTCGCCGACCCGCAAACCCTTCAGCCGGTGCCCCGCGACGGCGATACCCTGGGCGAAATCTTCATGCGCGGCAACACGGTGATGAAGGGCTACCTGAAAAACCCTGAAGCCACCGCCGAAGCCTTCCGTGGCGGCTGGTTCCACACCGGCGACCTGGCCGTGTGGCATGCCGACGGCTATATCGAGATCAAGGACCGGCTAAAGGACATCATCATTTCCGGTGGCGAGAACATCTCCACCATCGAGGTCGAAGACGCCCTGTACAAGCATCCGGCAGTGCTGGAAGCCGCCGTGGTGGCGCGCCCGGATGAAAAATGGGGGGAAACCCCGTGCGCCTTCGTTGCCCTGAAGCCAGGCCGGGAGGACACCCGTGAAGCCGACATCACCAGTTGGTGCCGCGAGCACCTGGCCGGGTTCAAGGTGCCGAAGACCGTGGTGTTCGGCGAGCTGCCCAAGACCTCGACCGGCAAGATCCAGAAGTACGTGTTGCGCGACCGGGCCAAGGCCCTCTGA
- a CDS encoding DUF4880 domain-containing protein — translation MNHDRLNPNPDDAITDAAAHWCMRLHAEDCTQAEHEEFADWLAADPRHTEEYQAMLEIWQTADLLPRSATVIDFNPPVKHAARPRNWRPLASAAAIALAVLPLAGWMGWEQGWLPNHYQHFEASDRMQTVELSDGSTVQLNLHTELTFLNYKDQRQVTLKRGEAFFKVRHDSSHPFIVRAGSGQTRVTGTQFNVWKYQDQVKVTLVEGSVLVSSEGSAGGYRLGPGMQASYHKGDFEPQLEQSEDYGNSLAWRSGKLVLDNLSLEQALPVINRYLDAPLLLADASTGRIRISGIYNTRDVGRLVNNLPKVLPVYLTRSKDGSTVLNRISPPPDKG, via the coding sequence ATGAACCACGACCGCCTCAATCCCAACCCAGACGATGCCATCACCGACGCCGCAGCGCATTGGTGCATGCGCCTTCACGCCGAAGATTGCACGCAGGCCGAGCATGAAGAATTCGCTGACTGGTTGGCGGCCGACCCGCGGCATACCGAAGAGTACCAGGCGATGCTGGAAATCTGGCAAACCGCCGACCTGCTGCCGCGCAGCGCCACCGTCATCGACTTCAACCCACCCGTCAAACACGCCGCCCGCCCTCGCAACTGGCGGCCACTGGCGTCTGCTGCAGCCATCGCCCTGGCAGTGCTGCCGCTGGCCGGCTGGATGGGGTGGGAACAGGGCTGGTTGCCCAACCACTACCAGCACTTCGAAGCCAGTGACCGCATGCAGACCGTGGAGCTCAGCGACGGCAGCACGGTACAGCTCAACCTCCACACCGAGCTCACCTTCCTCAACTACAAGGACCAGCGCCAGGTCACGCTCAAACGCGGCGAGGCGTTCTTCAAGGTGCGACACGACAGCAGCCACCCGTTCATCGTGCGTGCCGGCAGTGGCCAGACCCGGGTCACCGGCACCCAGTTCAACGTGTGGAAGTACCAAGACCAGGTGAAGGTCACCCTGGTGGAAGGTTCAGTGCTGGTGTCCAGTGAGGGCAGTGCCGGTGGCTACCGCCTTGGCCCTGGCATGCAGGCCAGTTACCACAAGGGCGACTTCGAGCCGCAGCTGGAGCAGAGCGAAGACTATGGCAACAGCCTGGCATGGCGCAGCGGCAAGCTGGTGCTCGACAACCTGAGCCTGGAACAGGCACTGCCGGTGATCAACCGCTACCTCGACGCCCCGCTGCTGCTGGCCGATGCCAGCACCGGCCGTATCCGCATCAGCGGCATCTACAACACCCGTGACGTGGGGCGCCTGGTCAACAACCTGCCCAAAGTCCTACCGGTCTACCTGACCCGCAGCAAGGACGGCAGCACCGTGCTCAATCGCATCTCGCCGCCGCCCGACAAGGGCTGA
- a CDS encoding TRAP transporter large permease subunit, translated as MNAVIAAVGIMLILSLSRVHVVIALIIGALVGGLVGGLGIEGTLKAFNGGLGGGATVALSYALLGAFAVAIAKSGLAHALADRALAMIDRRGDAKGGKVKWLMIGLMLVVAVSSQNILPIHIAFIPLLVPPLLYVLTRLRIDRRLIACVITFGLITPYMFLPAGFGNIFLNEILLANVARAGVDVSGVNVTHAMAIPAAGMLVGLLVAVFISYRKKRDYDLTRIQQVEQVSVQYNPLTLLVAGLAIASAFIVQLLLDSMIIGAMVGFLIFSLSGIVKWKDTDDLFTEGMKMMAMIGFIMITASGFAEVMKATGEVMSLVETSAQWIDHSKGIGALLMLLVGLLVTMGIGSSFSTVPILAAIFVPLCVQLGFDPLATVCIIGTAGALGDAGSPASDSTLGPTSGLNVDGQHHHIWDTVVPTFIHYNLPLMAFGWLAAMTL; from the coding sequence ATGAATGCAGTGATCGCCGCGGTCGGCATCATGCTGATACTCAGCCTGTCCCGCGTGCACGTGGTCATCGCCCTGATCATCGGCGCCCTGGTCGGTGGGCTGGTGGGCGGCCTGGGTATCGAAGGCACGCTCAAAGCCTTCAACGGTGGCCTAGGTGGTGGTGCCACGGTGGCTTTGTCTTATGCACTGCTGGGTGCCTTTGCCGTGGCAATCGCCAAGTCTGGCCTGGCTCATGCGCTGGCCGACCGCGCCCTGGCCATGATCGACCGGCGAGGGGACGCCAAGGGTGGCAAGGTCAAGTGGCTGATGATCGGCCTGATGCTGGTGGTGGCCGTGTCGTCCCAGAACATCCTGCCTATCCACATTGCCTTCATCCCGCTGCTGGTGCCGCCTCTGTTGTACGTGTTGACGCGCCTGCGCATCGACCGCCGGCTGATCGCCTGTGTAATCACCTTTGGCCTGATCACCCCGTACATGTTCCTGCCGGCGGGCTTCGGCAATATCTTCCTCAACGAGATCCTGCTGGCCAACGTTGCCCGCGCAGGTGTCGATGTGAGCGGCGTCAACGTCACCCACGCCATGGCCATCCCGGCAGCCGGCATGCTCGTCGGCCTTCTGGTGGCGGTGTTCATCAGCTACCGCAAGAAGCGCGACTACGACCTGACGCGCATCCAGCAGGTGGAGCAGGTGAGCGTGCAGTACAACCCGCTGACCTTGCTGGTGGCCGGGCTGGCGATCGCTTCAGCCTTCATCGTTCAGCTGTTGCTGGACTCGATGATCATCGGCGCCATGGTCGGTTTCCTGATCTTCTCGCTGTCGGGCATCGTCAAGTGGAAAGATACCGACGACCTGTTCACCGAAGGCATGAAAATGATGGCCATGATCGGCTTCATCATGATTACCGCGTCCGGCTTTGCCGAGGTGATGAAGGCCACCGGTGAGGTGATGAGCCTGGTGGAAACCTCGGCGCAGTGGATCGACCACAGCAAGGGCATCGGTGCCTTGCTGATGCTGCTGGTAGGCCTTTTGGTGACGATGGGGATCGGCTCGTCGTTCTCCACCGTGCCGATCCTGGCCGCGATCTTCGTGCCACTGTGCGTGCAACTGGGCTTCGACCCGTTGGCCACGGTGTGCATCATCGGTACTGCCGGTGCATTGGGCGATGCGGGTTCGCCGGCCTCTGACTCGACCCTGGGCCCAACCTCGGGCCTGAACGTGGATGGCCAGCATCACCACATCTGGGACACCGTGGTGCCGACCTTCATCCATTACAACTTGCCGTTGATGGCGTTCGGCTGGTTGGCAGCGATGACCTTGTAA
- a CDS encoding ABC transporter substrate-binding protein — MKRIPALLAGLLLTVGLASTDSAASAEQPSPIHFGAIGWESGALTTEILRLIVERGYGYRTDTLPGSTVSMEVALARNDLQVIAEEWAGRSPAWVKAEQAGQVFALGDTVKNAEEGWWVPAYVIEGDAARNLKPVAPELHSVEDLKRYPQVFSDPESPGKGRFLNSPSGWTSETVNSQKLKAYGLDGLYSNFRSGSGAAMDAEIGSAIRRGKPVLFYYWNPTPLMGRYKLIRLEEPPFDAQAWATLTDPANPNPKGSRSLPAKLSIGVSKAFRENYPDLVSVFEQVNLPIDRLNKALAVMSEKRTPPRKAALTFLRDNREVWKAWLPADIAAKVEASL, encoded by the coding sequence ATGAAGAGAATTCCAGCGCTGCTGGCCGGGCTGCTGTTGACGGTGGGCCTGGCCAGCACCGACAGCGCCGCATCGGCAGAACAGCCTTCACCTATCCATTTTGGTGCCATCGGCTGGGAAAGCGGCGCCCTCACGACCGAGATCCTGCGGCTGATCGTTGAGCGCGGCTACGGCTACCGTACCGACACCCTGCCTGGCAGCACGGTCAGCATGGAGGTGGCCCTGGCGCGCAATGACCTGCAAGTGATCGCCGAGGAATGGGCCGGGCGCAGCCCTGCCTGGGTCAAGGCCGAACAGGCCGGCCAGGTGTTCGCACTGGGCGATACGGTCAAAAACGCAGAGGAAGGTTGGTGGGTACCGGCCTATGTGATCGAGGGCGATGCCGCACGCAATCTGAAACCCGTGGCGCCGGAGCTGCACAGTGTCGAGGACCTCAAGCGTTACCCGCAGGTTTTTTCTGACCCCGAATCGCCCGGTAAAGGGCGCTTTCTCAACAGCCCGAGCGGCTGGACGTCTGAAACCGTCAACAGCCAGAAGCTCAAGGCCTATGGCCTGGATGGGCTCTACAGCAACTTCCGCAGTGGCTCCGGTGCCGCGATGGACGCCGAGATCGGTTCGGCAATCCGCCGTGGCAAACCCGTGCTGTTCTACTACTGGAACCCGACCCCGCTGATGGGGCGCTACAAGCTCATCCGGCTGGAAGAGCCACCGTTCGATGCCCAGGCCTGGGCCACCCTCACCGACCCCGCCAATCCCAACCCGAAGGGCAGCCGCTCGCTGCCGGCAAAGTTGTCGATTGGCGTGTCCAAAGCCTTCCGCGAAAACTACCCAGACCTGGTCAGCGTGTTCGAACAGGTCAACCTGCCCATCGATCGCCTGAACAAGGCCCTGGCCGTCATGAGCGAAAAACGCACGCCCCCGCGCAAAGCCGCCCTCACCTTCCTGCGCGATAACCGCGAGGTGTGGAAAGCCTGGCTGCCGGCGGACATCGCCGCCAAGGTCGAGGCCAGCCTGTGA
- a CDS encoding acyl-CoA dehydrogenase, which translates to MTTYSAPLRDMRFVLHDVFNASDLWARLPALAERIDADTADAILEEAAKVTGQLIAPLSRNGDEQGVCFDAGQVTTPDGFREAWNTYREGGWVGLGGNPEHGGMGMPKMLGVLFEEMLYAADCSFSLYSALSAGSCLAIDAHASETLKATYLPPLYEGRWAGTMCLTEPHAGTDLGLIRTRAEPQADGSVRISGSKIFITGGEQDLTENIVHLVLAKLPDAPAGAKGISLFLVPKFLVEADGRLGARNAVHCGSIEHKMGIKASATCVMNFDGAIGYLVGEPNKGLAAMFTMMNYERLSIGIQGIGCAEASYQSAARYANERLQSRAATGPRAHDKAADPIIHHGDVRRMLLTMRTLTEAGRAFAVYVGQQLDVARYAEDAGEREHAQRLVALLTPVAKAFFTDNGLESCVLGQQVYGGHGYIREWGQEQRVRDVRIAQIYEGTNGIQALDLLGRKVLADDGQALASFASEVRAFSVDAPLYREDLQASLARLEATSSWLREQAGEDANLVSAVAVEYLQLFGLTAYAYMWARMAAVALAKREEDEAFHGAKLACAAFYFQRVLPRGLGLEASIRAGSGSLYGLEAAQF; encoded by the coding sequence ATGACCACCTATTCCGCCCCCCTGCGCGACATGCGCTTCGTCCTGCATGACGTGTTCAACGCTTCGGACCTGTGGGCCCGCCTGCCCGCCCTGGCCGAACGCATCGATGCCGACACTGCCGACGCCATTCTCGAAGAAGCTGCCAAAGTCACCGGCCAGCTGATTGCCCCGCTCAGCCGCAACGGTGACGAGCAAGGTGTGTGCTTCGACGCAGGCCAGGTCACCACCCCTGATGGCTTCCGCGAGGCCTGGAACACCTACCGCGAAGGTGGCTGGGTTGGCTTGGGCGGCAACCCGGAACACGGCGGCATGGGCATGCCAAAGATGCTCGGCGTGCTGTTCGAAGAGATGCTCTACGCCGCTGACTGCAGCTTCAGCCTGTATTCGGCGTTGAGCGCCGGCAGTTGCCTGGCGATCGATGCCCACGCCAGCGAAACCCTCAAGGCCACTTACCTGCCACCGCTGTATGAAGGCCGCTGGGCCGGTACCATGTGCCTGACCGAACCCCATGCCGGCACTGACCTGGGGCTGATCCGCACCCGCGCCGAGCCCCAGGCCGATGGCAGCGTGCGCATCAGTGGCAGCAAGATCTTCATTACCGGCGGCGAGCAGGACCTGACCGAGAACATCGTCCACCTGGTGTTGGCCAAACTGCCGGATGCGCCCGCCGGTGCCAAAGGTATATCGCTGTTCCTGGTGCCCAAATTCCTGGTCGAGGCCGATGGCCGTCTGGGCGCGCGCAACGCTGTCCACTGTGGCTCGATCGAACACAAGATGGGCATCAAGGCCTCGGCGACCTGTGTCATGAACTTTGATGGTGCCATCGGTTACCTGGTGGGCGAGCCGAACAAGGGCCTGGCAGCGATGTTCACCATGATGAACTACGAACGCCTGTCCATCGGCATACAAGGCATCGGTTGTGCCGAAGCCTCCTACCAGAGCGCCGCCCGCTACGCCAACGAGCGCCTGCAGAGCCGCGCAGCGACTGGCCCGCGGGCACACGACAAGGCGGCCGACCCGATCATCCACCATGGCGATGTCCGGCGCATGCTGCTGACCATGCGCACCCTCACCGAAGCAGGTCGGGCGTTCGCCGTCTACGTTGGCCAGCAACTGGACGTGGCACGCTATGCCGAGGACGCCGGCGAGCGCGAGCATGCCCAGCGCCTGGTGGCACTGCTGACACCGGTGGCCAAGGCATTCTTCACCGATAACGGTCTGGAAAGCTGCGTGCTTGGCCAGCAGGTGTATGGCGGTCATGGCTACATCCGCGAATGGGGCCAGGAGCAACGGGTGCGAGACGTGCGCATTGCACAGATCTATGAAGGCACCAACGGCATCCAGGCCCTTGATCTGCTGGGGCGCAAGGTGCTGGCCGACGATGGTCAGGCGTTGGCCAGCTTTGCCAGCGAAGTGCGAGCCTTCAGTGTGGATGCGCCCTTGTACCGCGAGGACCTGCAGGCGAGCCTGGCGCGGCTGGAGGCCACCAGCAGCTGGCTGCGGGAGCAGGCAGGCGAAGATGCCAACCTGGTCAGCGCGGTGGCGGTTGAGTACCTGCAGCTGTTCGGGCTGACTGCGTACGCATATATGTGGGCGCGGATGGCTGCGGTGGCGTTGGCCAAACGTGAGGAGGATGAGGCGTTTCATGGCGCGAAGCTTGCGTGTGCGGCGTTCTATTTCCAGCGGGTCTTGCCGCGAGGGCTGGGGCTGGAGGCGAGTATTCGGGCCGGCAGTGGCAGCCTTTATGGGCTAGAGGCTGCACAGTTCTGA
- a CDS encoding response regulator encodes MLQAKVYVVDDDQGMRDSTVWLLQSVGLQALPFASGQAFLDACVDDGPACVLLDVRMPGLGGLAVQQAMRERGLMVPVIFVSGHADVPIVVRAFKAGACDFIEKPYNDQLLLDSVQAALEHAGLARQGDQALALVQARIDGLTPRERDVFVPLAQGLSNREIAEQLGISVKTVDLYRGRVMKRLQAGSLAELVGMAIACGAVEALGLRAR; translated from the coding sequence GTGTTGCAAGCAAAAGTGTATGTGGTCGATGACGACCAGGGGATGCGCGACTCTACGGTCTGGCTGCTGCAGTCGGTGGGCCTGCAAGCCTTGCCGTTCGCCAGCGGGCAGGCGTTTCTCGACGCCTGCGTCGATGATGGGCCCGCCTGTGTGCTGCTGGATGTGCGCATGCCGGGGTTGGGCGGGCTGGCTGTGCAGCAGGCGATGCGTGAGCGTGGCCTGATGGTGCCGGTGATCTTCGTCAGCGGTCATGCCGATGTACCGATCGTGGTGCGGGCATTCAAGGCCGGTGCCTGCGACTTCATCGAAAAACCCTACAACGACCAGTTGCTGCTCGACAGCGTTCAGGCTGCGCTGGAGCACGCCGGGCTGGCGCGACAAGGCGATCAGGCGCTGGCCTTGGTGCAGGCGCGTATCGATGGCCTGACGCCGCGTGAGCGGGACGTGTTCGTACCCTTGGCCCAAGGGTTGAGCAACCGCGAAATTGCCGAGCAGTTGGGCATCAGCGTCAAGACCGTGGACCTGTACCGGGGGCGGGTGATGAAGCGGTTGCAGGCGGGCAGCCTCGCAGAACTGGTGGGAATGGCGATTGCTTGCGGGGCGGTGGAGGCGTTGGGCCTGCGAGCGCGTTAG